The following are encoded together in the Arcticibacterium luteifluviistationis genome:
- a CDS encoding SusC/RagA family TonB-linked outer membrane protein: protein MKSTLLQLFLTLLFTSSTWATNVKGQDMLDRKVTITLNQTSLIDALQEIEEKTGVKFSYNSRMTELNEKVNLTAEDEALSSVLTKTLKPLGVSYILISNRIVLRKIAKGQATLKESFGGINYVLPEKILQTVSGTVKDDTGETLPGVSIVVKGTTNGTTTDIDGSFTLNVPTKSSVLVFSFVGYLAQEVTVGNQSQINVNLKLDTQALDEVVVVGYGTAKKKDLTGAVSSVNIEDTRLQPNTNASQILRGTTAGVQVIDNGRPGQAGSIRIRGINSISASTDPLIVLDGIIYAGGSLADINPNDIESMDVLKDASSTAVYGSLAANGVIEITTKKGKSGKPKFSLNSYIGASDYAYLPNYLNPEQYLAARKDAEIAEGGSVPFSVLELANIAAGRSINPFDEIKQAAPMSNYQLSVSGKTDKVNYFFSGAYTASKSPVKGDNFSRLSSRLNLGVQATDWLKIGINSGFSSIDNSGVRASLESASYLGPYGSLFLEDGVSPNPLPQNVGLVQNPILGTLLDDNKSIKNILFTNAYADVSIWKGLSYKMNAGYTRTDSKNFGYSPSYIPLNRLGAGSKQHGESQNFTLENIVKYKQKIAKNHNLDLTLLYGVYELSNQSSFLSSRNIFNDALGYNALEIGEGFVIDAGASQNRQISNMARLGYNIASKYFFTLSMRRDGYSAFGEGEKYGIFPAAAFSWNISDEPFFQNISQVDFLKLRASWGRNGNRGVSEYSSLSQVGQNNYVFGDGSATSIGLSTTTLANPNLGWETTESFNVGVDMEAFSERVNASLNFYSSNTFDLLLNQTIPNTNGFENFLRNIGETKNTGFELDVKTLNVQKGNFTWNTNLAFSMNRNKIQKLTGRDIDLDGIEDDDIASGWFIGYPLGSNFDYVFDGIFQEGDDLGLIRGAQVGDIKFKDISGPNGEPDGSITPLDRMVISDNQAKFNMGITNIFSYKNFSLSVALNIREGGESSNSLINPGSNFFDLANFLNTPYWTTSNPIDTNPRINYRNPLGYGFYQDRSFVRLQDVSLSYNVPERWADMLHVSGLQVYASGKNLHTWTSWEGWDPEFGGGGRNPGDNGPLLKTFVGGINVSF from the coding sequence GTGAAATCAACCTTACTACAATTATTTCTAACATTACTCTTTACAAGCTCTACATGGGCGACAAATGTAAAAGGGCAAGATATGTTAGACAGAAAAGTAACAATTACCTTGAATCAGACGTCGCTCATTGACGCCTTACAGGAAATTGAGGAAAAAACTGGTGTTAAGTTTTCATATAATTCGAGAATGACCGAGTTGAATGAAAAAGTCAATCTCACCGCTGAAGATGAGGCACTATCTTCAGTACTAACCAAAACCCTAAAGCCACTGGGTGTGTCGTATATACTAATAAGTAACCGAATTGTATTGCGGAAAATAGCAAAAGGCCAGGCCACTTTAAAAGAAAGCTTTGGTGGGATTAACTATGTACTTCCTGAGAAAATTTTACAAACTGTTTCTGGAACAGTAAAAGACGACACAGGAGAAACTTTACCAGGAGTAAGTATAGTGGTGAAAGGTACCACAAACGGAACCACCACTGATATTGATGGAAGCTTTACTCTAAACGTACCTACCAAAAGTTCCGTACTTGTTTTTAGCTTTGTGGGGTATTTAGCCCAAGAAGTTACTGTGGGGAACCAATCACAAATAAATGTAAATCTAAAGCTTGATACACAAGCTCTGGATGAAGTGGTGGTGGTAGGATATGGTACTGCTAAAAAGAAAGATTTAACGGGTGCTGTTTCAAGTGTAAATATTGAAGACACAAGGCTGCAACCCAATACTAATGCTTCCCAGATTTTGAGAGGTACTACAGCGGGTGTTCAGGTAATAGACAATGGAAGACCAGGGCAAGCTGGAAGCATAAGAATTAGAGGTATCAACTCTATTTCTGCTAGTACGGATCCTTTAATAGTTTTAGATGGGATAATTTATGCAGGCGGAAGTTTAGCAGATATAAACCCGAACGACATAGAGTCCATGGATGTTTTAAAAGATGCAAGCTCTACAGCTGTTTATGGCTCATTGGCTGCCAATGGTGTTATTGAAATTACGACTAAAAAGGGTAAATCAGGGAAGCCAAAGTTTTCTTTGAATTCCTATATAGGAGCTTCAGATTACGCTTATTTGCCAAATTACTTGAATCCTGAGCAGTATTTGGCAGCACGTAAAGATGCCGAAATTGCAGAAGGTGGTTCCGTACCGTTTTCAGTACTTGAATTAGCAAATATTGCTGCTGGAAGAAGTATCAATCCTTTTGATGAAATCAAACAGGCTGCACCAATGTCAAATTATCAATTGAGCGTGTCTGGAAAAACAGATAAAGTCAATTATTTTTTCTCAGGAGCTTATACAGCTTCAAAATCACCTGTCAAAGGGGACAACTTTTCTAGGTTGTCAAGTAGATTAAATTTGGGAGTACAAGCTACGGATTGGCTGAAAATTGGCATTAATTCAGGCTTTTCTTCCATAGATAATTCAGGGGTAAGAGCATCTTTAGAAAGTGCTTCATACCTCGGGCCTTATGGAAGTTTATTTTTAGAAGATGGTGTATCTCCTAACCCGCTTCCTCAAAATGTTGGCCTAGTGCAGAATCCGATTTTGGGAACCCTTTTGGATGATAATAAATCTATCAAAAATATTTTGTTTACTAATGCGTACGCTGATGTAAGTATCTGGAAAGGTTTATCGTATAAGATGAATGCAGGTTATACAAGAACGGATTCAAAAAACTTTGGATATAGCCCTTCATATATCCCTTTAAATAGGCTAGGTGCGGGTTCAAAACAACATGGAGAAAGTCAAAATTTCACGTTAGAGAACATTGTAAAGTACAAGCAAAAAATAGCTAAAAATCATAATCTTGATTTGACCTTATTGTATGGAGTTTACGAATTAAGTAACCAGTCTTCCTTTTTGTCAAGTAGAAACATCTTTAATGACGCTTTAGGGTATAATGCCTTAGAAATAGGAGAAGGTTTTGTTATTGATGCAGGTGCTTCGCAAAACAGACAAATATCCAATATGGCTAGACTTGGATATAATATAGCCAGCAAGTATTTCTTCACATTAAGTATGCGTAGAGATGGTTATTCAGCCTTTGGTGAGGGTGAGAAATATGGTATATTCCCTGCTGCTGCTTTCAGTTGGAATATTAGTGATGAACCGTTTTTTCAAAACATCAGTCAAGTTGACTTCCTGAAACTTCGGGCTTCCTGGGGTAGAAATGGGAATAGGGGTGTGAGTGAATACTCTTCTTTAAGTCAAGTAGGACAAAACAACTATGTTTTTGGCGATGGTTCAGCAACATCTATTGGTTTAAGTACAACTACCTTAGCTAATCCAAATCTGGGATGGGAAACTACGGAAAGTTTTAACGTTGGAGTTGATATGGAAGCTTTTTCTGAAAGAGTAAACGCTTCTCTTAACTTCTACTCATCTAATACGTTTGATTTACTTCTTAACCAAACTATACCTAATACTAATGGTTTTGAAAACTTCTTGAGAAATATTGGAGAAACAAAAAACACTGGTTTTGAGCTTGATGTAAAGACCCTTAACGTTCAAAAAGGCAACTTCACTTGGAATACTAATTTAGCTTTTTCAATGAATCGAAATAAGATCCAGAAATTGACAGGAAGAGACATCGATTTAGATGGAATTGAAGATGATGATATTGCCAGTGGATGGTTCATTGGCTATCCTTTAGGTTCTAACTTTGATTATGTATTTGATGGAATTTTCCAAGAAGGGGACGACCTTGGTTTAATTCGAGGTGCTCAAGTTGGTGATATTAAATTTAAAGATATCAGTGGCCCTAATGGTGAACCTGATGGTAGTATCACGCCGCTAGATAGAATGGTAATTAGTGACAATCAAGCTAAATTTAATATGGGTATTACCAATATATTTAGTTACAAAAACTTTAGTCTTTCTGTCGCATTAAATATCAGAGAAGGTGGAGAGAGTTCTAATTCACTTATCAATCCAGGGTCTAATTTTTTCGACCTAGCTAACTTCTTGAACACGCCTTACTGGACTACTTCAAATCCAATTGATACAAATCCAAGAATAAACTACCGTAATCCATTAGGATATGGCTTTTATCAAGATAGAAGCTTTGTGAGATTACAGGACGTTTCCTTATCATACAATGTACCTGAAAGGTGGGCCGATATGCTTCATGTTTCTGGTTTGCAAGTGTATGCGAGTGGAAAAAACCTACACACTTGGACAAGCTGGGAAGGTTGGGATCCTGAGTTTGGAGGTGGCGGAAGGAATCCGGGAGACAATGGTCCCTTGTTGAAAACCTTCGTAGGAGGTATTAATGTCTCATTTTAA
- a CDS encoding FecR family protein: MQKRDKYNKIEDFLEDSSFRRWILNQEDIHNWEDWTLESPKRAKLVEEARLFLIALGVDELEISREEIQTALAETRNKILLHEINAQKTNAFWTKGWFRAAATLLVSFSLYFFYQSHQKSNLAFNYEKLVEEDNEGLIEQTNNSSEPQVISLSDGSSVLLQPKSKLSYPKKNSGNLRKVFLSGEAFFEIKKNPSKPFLVYANEVVTKVLGTSFRVKAYENDPNVEIIVKTGKVNVSQNETISKKSIIPVDLLPNESIVFNRKKVEFEKIQTLDLKLRPVEKELEKIENLSFEFEDVPVSQIFETIEKAYSVDIEYPENTLRNCYLTSSLGDQPLTEKLKIICESLGNSTRYELNNNEIIIKSNGCN; encoded by the coding sequence ATGCAGAAAAGAGATAAATACAATAAAATTGAAGACTTCTTAGAAGACTCTTCTTTCAGACGTTGGATATTAAATCAGGAAGATATCCACAACTGGGAAGATTGGACCTTAGAGAGTCCTAAGCGAGCTAAACTAGTAGAAGAGGCACGTCTTTTTCTAATTGCTTTAGGCGTAGATGAGCTTGAAATTAGCCGTGAAGAAATACAAACAGCCTTAGCAGAAACGAGAAATAAGATTCTACTTCATGAAATAAACGCTCAAAAAACGAATGCATTTTGGACAAAGGGTTGGTTTAGAGCGGCAGCCACTTTATTAGTTTCCTTTTCGCTATATTTCTTCTATCAGTCTCATCAAAAAAGCAATTTAGCCTTCAACTATGAAAAATTAGTTGAAGAAGATAATGAGGGTTTAATAGAGCAAACTAATAATAGCTCCGAACCTCAGGTGATTTCTTTGTCGGATGGGAGCTCAGTATTGCTTCAACCTAAAAGTAAGCTCAGTTATCCCAAAAAGAATAGTGGGAATCTTAGAAAAGTGTTTCTAAGTGGGGAGGCTTTTTTCGAAATCAAGAAAAATCCATCGAAACCGTTTCTCGTATACGCTAATGAGGTAGTGACCAAGGTACTTGGGACAAGCTTTCGTGTGAAGGCTTATGAGAATGACCCTAATGTTGAGATAATAGTCAAAACAGGAAAAGTAAATGTAAGTCAAAACGAAACGATTTCTAAGAAGTCGATTATTCCGGTAGATTTATTGCCAAACGAAAGCATAGTGTTTAATAGAAAAAAAGTGGAGTTTGAAAAGATTCAAACCTTAGACTTGAAACTAAGACCAGTAGAAAAGGAATTAGAGAAAATTGAAAACTTAAGCTTTGAGTTTGAAGATGTGCCTGTATCTCAGATTTTTGAAACAATAGAAAAAGCATACTCTGTAGATATTGAGTATCCTGAAAATACGCTAAGGAATTGCTACTTAACTAGCTCACTGGGTGATCAACCTTTAACAGAGAAGCTCAAAATTATTTGTGAAAGTCTTGGGAATAGCACTCGATATGAACTTAATAATAACGAAATAATTATAAAGTCTAATGGCTGTAACTGA
- a CDS encoding RNA polymerase sigma factor: MKEIINKYKLDSDLTLWLEMINGSESAFSELFELYNKTLVNYVYSFVKDKSMAQDCVQDVFMDVWIYRKKLQSTVLVKPYLLSAARKRLARKLERDHIFFKSTNTDNIEFALDFTIEYKIIADEQQLAQALKLNEILNKLPARQKEAIYLRYFQGLNPQQISEILEVNYQSVNNLIHRAVVHIKSQWGTDFSLLLLLISSNI; the protein is encoded by the coding sequence TTGAAAGAAATAATAAATAAATATAAGTTAGATTCAGATTTAACTCTGTGGCTAGAGATGATAAATGGTAGTGAATCAGCCTTTTCTGAGCTATTTGAGTTATACAACAAGACATTAGTGAATTATGTATATTCCTTTGTGAAAGATAAGTCTATGGCACAAGACTGTGTTCAAGATGTATTTATGGATGTATGGATTTATCGCAAGAAACTCCAAAGTACAGTGCTAGTGAAGCCATATTTATTGAGTGCAGCCCGCAAGAGATTAGCACGAAAACTGGAGCGAGACCATATTTTCTTTAAAAGCACCAATACAGACAACATTGAATTTGCTTTAGACTTTACTATCGAATACAAGATTATTGCGGATGAGCAACAATTAGCTCAGGCTTTGAAACTAAATGAAATCTTAAATAAGCTGCCAGCTCGACAAAAAGAGGCAATTTATCTTAGGTACTTCCAAGGGCTGAATCCACAACAGATTTCTGAAATACTTGAGGTTAATTACCAGTCCGTTAATAATCTTATTCACAGAGCAGTAGTTCACATTAAAAGCCAGTGGGGAACTGACTTTTCACTTCTACTTCTTCTGATTTCGAGCAATATTTAA
- a CDS encoding ROK family protein — MELVIGIDIGGTKTKIGLVDKEGKCLEDTFFRTKEYPDIDDYLDKVVATIEELKDKFNYANILGCGIGAPNASSKNGTIENASNLLWKGTVPIIKKLNERMPMPMRIMNDASVAALGEMLFGNAKGMSDFIVITLGTGFGSGIVANGKLIDGFDGFAGELGHIDMTLGDGRITGLGVKGGLEAYVSATGLKRTIMYMQSKYLDESRFRSIAYNDLHGEDITKAAEEGDPIALKAFDYTAKILGLALANFTAFTQPEAFFLLGGLVNSGKWILDPLHTYFEEHLLEVYKGKVKLLSSGMEGKTAAISGAASLIWESHTDEY; from the coding sequence ATGGAATTAGTAATAGGAATAGATATTGGCGGTACTAAAACGAAAATAGGCCTTGTTGATAAAGAAGGAAAATGTTTAGAAGACACTTTTTTCAGAACAAAAGAATACCCTGACATTGATGACTATTTAGATAAAGTAGTCGCCACGATAGAAGAGCTTAAAGATAAATTTAATTACGCCAACATCTTGGGCTGCGGCATAGGTGCACCAAATGCATCTAGTAAAAATGGTACGATAGAAAATGCCTCCAATTTATTATGGAAAGGCACGGTTCCTATTATCAAGAAACTAAATGAACGCATGCCAATGCCCATGAGAATCATGAACGACGCCAGTGTGGCGGCATTGGGCGAAATGCTTTTTGGAAATGCCAAAGGCATGTCTGATTTCATAGTAATAACACTCGGCACTGGTTTTGGTTCTGGCATAGTGGCCAATGGTAAATTAATAGACGGCTTTGATGGTTTCGCTGGAGAATTAGGGCATATTGACATGACCTTGGGCGATGGACGAATTACAGGTTTAGGAGTCAAAGGTGGTTTAGAAGCCTATGTTTCTGCCACAGGCTTAAAACGAACCATTATGTACATGCAAAGTAAATACCTAGACGAAAGCAGGTTTAGGTCAATAGCTTACAATGATTTACATGGTGAAGACATTACCAAAGCAGCCGAAGAAGGTGACCCTATAGCTTTAAAGGCTTTTGATTATACTGCCAAAATTCTAGGACTAGCTCTAGCTAATTTCACAGCCTTTACTCAACCAGAGGCCTTCTTTTTACTAGGAGGACTTGTGAATAGTGGCAAATGGATATTAGACCCATTACACACTTATTTTGAGGAACATTTACTAGAGGTCTACAAAGGCAAGGTGAAATTATTAAGCTCTGGAATGGAGGGGAAAACTGCCGCTATTTCCGGTGCAGCCTCTTTGATTTGGGAAAGTCATACTGATGAATATTAA
- a CDS encoding DUF302 domain-containing protein — protein MNYCFSKVLEGKSFDEAVEIVTAELKKEGFGILNEIDLQATLKNKIDVDFKKYKILGACNPGFAHKALLAEDKIGLFLPCNVIVEEHENGQVEVSAIDPMASMSSVQNETLATLAADVQAKMKAVIQNLS, from the coding sequence ATGAATTACTGTTTTAGTAAAGTTTTAGAAGGAAAAAGTTTTGATGAAGCCGTAGAGATAGTTACCGCCGAACTAAAAAAAGAAGGTTTTGGTATCTTAAATGAAATTGACTTACAGGCAACCTTAAAAAATAAGATTGATGTAGATTTTAAGAAATATAAAATCTTAGGAGCCTGTAATCCTGGTTTTGCTCACAAAGCACTATTGGCCGAAGATAAAATCGGACTTTTTCTACCTTGCAATGTCATTGTGGAGGAGCATGAGAATGGGCAAGTTGAAGTTTCTGCTATCGACCCCATGGCGTCTATGAGCAGCGTACAAAATGAAACTCTAGCGACGCTAGCCGCAGACGTTCAAGCAAAGATGAAAGCGGTGATACAAAACCTTAGCTAA
- a CDS encoding sulfatase family protein, translating to MNYLKIAKKGLFLFAGLSAVLFTFSCESEKKTERPNIVFIMSDDHAYQAISAYDNKLIETPNIDRIAQKGMLFTNASVTNSICAPSRATILTGKHSHMNGKVDNVNPFDTTNVTFPQLLQDAGYQTAMFGKLHFGNSPKGFDQFKILPGQGDYYNPDFITKNEGKITVKGYVTDIITDMTLDWLDKEREEEKPFMLMYLHKAPHRSWFMAERHMEEFTNKTFPEPATLFDSHEGMPAAKAAEMNISGNMGWGYDLKIYPETMDEIGLEEMSSFDKSGFDRYYNRLDSSQKANFDLFYKKRSADLKERYPSMTKEDLTKWRYQVYMQDYLGTIKSVDENVGRVLDYLEENNLMDNTIIVYTSDQGFYLGEHGWFDKRFVYDESFKTPLLVSWPNRVKAGSVSDELVQNLDFAQTFLDVAGVEQPAEMQGKSMVPVLTGDTENWNRDAVYYHYYEHPSEHNVNRHYAAVTKDYKLIHYYFDLDYWELIDRKKDPLEQHNYYGDPAYAEIQKEMHAKLDGLREQYGDNETISQKYIDDYMPLAKEGNSFGVSDEILKGIVDKWEAK from the coding sequence ATGAATTACCTAAAAATTGCAAAAAAAGGGCTCTTCCTTTTTGCTGGGCTAAGTGCCGTTTTATTTACTTTTTCTTGTGAATCTGAAAAGAAAACGGAGCGACCAAACATCGTTTTTATCATGTCTGACGACCACGCCTATCAGGCTATCTCAGCTTACGATAATAAACTGATAGAGACACCAAATATTGACAGAATTGCCCAGAAAGGAATGCTGTTTACCAACGCCAGTGTAACCAACTCCATCTGTGCACCTTCTAGAGCCACCATATTGACAGGAAAACATTCTCATATGAATGGCAAAGTGGATAATGTCAATCCTTTTGATACCACTAATGTTACCTTTCCTCAGTTATTACAGGATGCTGGATATCAAACCGCTATGTTTGGAAAACTTCATTTTGGCAATAGCCCAAAAGGTTTTGACCAATTTAAAATACTTCCAGGTCAAGGAGACTATTACAATCCAGATTTTATCACTAAAAACGAAGGTAAGATTACCGTAAAAGGTTATGTAACAGATATCATTACTGATATGACGCTAGACTGGTTAGATAAAGAAAGAGAGGAAGAAAAACCATTTATGCTCATGTATCTACATAAAGCTCCGCACCGCTCATGGTTTATGGCAGAGCGTCATATGGAAGAATTTACCAACAAAACTTTCCCAGAGCCAGCCACACTTTTTGACAGCCATGAAGGTATGCCAGCAGCAAAGGCTGCCGAAATGAACATTAGTGGAAATATGGGTTGGGGTTATGATCTGAAGATATATCCTGAAACTATGGATGAAATAGGTTTAGAAGAAATGAGTTCTTTTGATAAATCGGGTTTTGACCGCTATTATAACCGACTAGATTCTTCTCAGAAGGCCAATTTTGACTTGTTTTATAAAAAGAGAAGTGCTGATTTAAAAGAACGTTATCCGTCAATGACTAAGGAAGATTTAACGAAATGGCGATATCAAGTTTATATGCAAGACTATTTAGGAACCATTAAGTCTGTAGATGAGAATGTGGGGCGTGTCTTAGATTATTTAGAAGAAAATAACCTGATGGATAATACTATCATCGTTTACACTTCTGACCAAGGCTTTTACTTAGGTGAGCATGGTTGGTTTGATAAGCGTTTTGTTTATGACGAGAGTTTTAAAACACCTCTTTTGGTCTCATGGCCTAATCGGGTAAAAGCAGGTAGCGTATCTGATGAATTAGTTCAAAACCTTGACTTTGCTCAAACCTTCCTTGATGTAGCCGGTGTAGAACAACCAGCCGAAATGCAAGGAAAAAGTATGGTACCCGTGTTAACGGGAGATACAGAAAACTGGAATAGAGATGCCGTTTATTATCATTATTACGAGCATCCATCTGAACATAATGTAAATCGTCATTACGCTGCCGTAACCAAAGATTATAAGCTTATTCATTACTACTTTGACCTAGATTATTGGGAGCTGATTGACAGAAAAAAAGACCCATTAGAGCAGCATAATTATTACGGAGACCCAGCTTACGCTGAAATACAGAAGGAAATGCATGCCAAATTAGATGGACTCAGAGAGCAATACGGCGACAATGAGACTATCAGTCAGAAATACATTGACGATTATATGCCGCTAGCCAAAGAGGGTAATTCTTTTGGCGTTTCTGACGAAATCCTTAAAGGTATTGTGGACAAGTGGGAAGCTAAGTAG
- a CDS encoding NUDIX hydrolase: MKLFKAEEYIDQLSIDSVIFGYKNKELKVLVAKVHFEGDFWSLPGGFIYKEEGTDLAAARILEERTGLRDIFLEQYRVFGQEGRSNNVLFENLLNVPKSDFFTKEDFKWLSQRFVSIAYYALVEIDRVKLSKGVFDEKVEWVDYKKLPNLIMDHSLMVEHALETLRLNFDRKLIGFNLLPETFTMRELKELYEAVYDKPFARNNFQKKMLDLNVLERLEKKYTGAANKAPYLYRFKH, encoded by the coding sequence ATGAAATTGTTTAAAGCAGAAGAATACATTGACCAACTTTCTATAGATTCTGTAATTTTTGGTTATAAGAATAAGGAGTTGAAGGTTTTGGTAGCAAAGGTTCATTTTGAAGGGGACTTTTGGTCTTTGCCTGGTGGCTTTATTTACAAGGAGGAAGGTACAGATTTGGCGGCAGCTAGAATCTTAGAGGAACGAACAGGATTACGTGATATTTTTCTGGAGCAATACCGAGTATTTGGACAAGAGGGGAGGAGTAATAATGTGCTTTTTGAAAACCTCTTGAATGTTCCTAAAAGTGATTTTTTTACAAAGGAGGATTTTAAGTGGTTAAGTCAGCGTTTTGTGTCTATTGCTTATTATGCCTTAGTAGAAATTGACAGAGTAAAACTTAGTAAAGGCGTGTTTGATGAAAAGGTGGAGTGGGTTGATTATAAGAAACTTCCCAATTTAATAATGGACCATAGTCTTATGGTGGAGCATGCTTTAGAAACACTACGTCTAAATTTTGATAGAAAGCTTATTGGTTTTAATCTGCTTCCAGAAACCTTTACCATGCGTGAACTTAAAGAGCTATACGAAGCTGTTTACGATAAGCCATTTGCGAGAAACAACTTCCAAAAAAAGATGCTAGACTTAAACGTACTAGAGCGTTTGGAAAAGAAGTATACAGGTGCTGCTAATAAGGCTCCTTATTTGTATCGATTTAAGCATTGA